One segment of Nyctibius grandis isolate bNycGra1 chromosome 11, bNycGra1.pri, whole genome shotgun sequence DNA contains the following:
- the LOC137668859 gene encoding LOW QUALITY PROTEIN: putative ATP-dependent RNA helicase TDRD12 (The sequence of the model RefSeq protein was modified relative to this genomic sequence to represent the inferred CDS: substituted 1 base at 1 genomic stop codon) yields the protein MAKPRADDAPPPCRQPPGIASSIHVALEAFMRVPYRAKKCRLYRTKPLTLHVDLCENTAKMIPAKRWDFAAIKYFQNLLKAATQMKAQLCAVEDNTFDIFLYVTTKDEKICVNNDLVSKNLAHFEEVEENTGNYQENQTSLNVESLPVKNVNPALAFRPVLFQKKLSTNIETGLAVSSSFLEETYQRSSTDLNGNTASIVKAIPSLPFKEDTAVHTDRLQQFLNSDPLKTLIIEDDQESFQNVGEERNFVFLSKKIEPSSILETAPLFDGLKKELTRKKFLGPNFTESYCWPPVAQGCDVVAISYQGNDPFXYIPPLLTFLQYESCYKALPSRTGPLALILCPGWKKAELVFELLKTYARCSRHLHPMLIILGQNKKEARSVKIRGCEVIVTTRYSLPRLFEHHRLLFCRLCHLVFDEIDVLFSDATEQVFTILDYCKKAVITEEREYSPHQIIAVGTCWHKHIAQLIKEFLNDPYIVITAMEEASICGNVQQVMQLCTNSERIAVLLKILFFTQNNLQKVLVFTNSVNEAEMVHEEWYARRKLKPPY from the exons ATGGCAAAACCCCGCGCCGACGACGCGCCTCCCCCCTGCCGCCAACCGCCCGGCATCGCCTCA AGCATTCATGTTGCACTGGAAGCATTTATGCGGGTCCCATATAGAGCAAAAAAGTGTCGACTGTATCGCACAAAGCCATTGACGTTGCATGTCGACTTGTGTGAGAATACTGCAAAAATGATACCAGCCAAAAGATGGGATTTTGCTGCtattaagtattttcaaaaccttCTCAAAGCAGCTACCCAAATGAAAGCCCAGTTATGTGCTGTAGAAGATAAcacatttgatatttttctttatgtgacaacaaaagatgaaaagataTGCGTTAACAACGATCTTGTCTCGAAGAACTTAGCTCATTTTGAGGAAGTTGAAGAGAATACGGGGA ATTATCAGGAGAATCAAACATCATTAAATGTTGAGTCTCTTCCAGTGAAAAATGTTAATCCTGCGCTTGCTTTCAGGCCAGTGCTGTTTCAGAAGAAGTTATCAACAAACATTGAAACAGGTCTTGCTGTTTCCAGTTCCTTTCTTGAAGAGACATACCAAAGGTCAAGCACAGATCTAAATGGAAATACTGCATCTATTGTCAAAGCAATTCCAAGTTTGCCTTTCAAGGAAGATACAGCAGTTCACACAGACAGGCTTCAGCAGTTCTTAAATTCTGATCCTCTGAAAACACTAATAATTGAAGATGACCAAGAGAGTTTTCAGAATGTTGGTGAAGAAAGAAACTTTGTCTTTCTTAGCAAGAAAATTGAGCCATCGTCAATTCTGGAAACAGCACCACTTTTTGATGGTCTGAAAAAGGAACTTACTCGGAAAAAATTTTTAGGCCCTAACTTCACAGAATCTTACTGTTGGCCGCCAGTAGCTCAAGGATGTGATGTAGTTGCCATCTCGTATCAGGGAAATGATCCTTTTTGATATATTCCACCACTTCTTACATTTCTGCAGTACGAAAGTTGCTACAAAGCCTTGCCAAGCAGGACTGGACCGCTAGCACTTATTTTATGTCCTGGGTGGAAGAAGGCAGAACTTGTTTTTGAGCTACTGAAAACGTACGCGAGGTGCTCCAGACATCTTCATCCCATGTTGATAATACTTGGGCAGAACAAAAAAGAAGCTAGAAGTGTGAAAATCCGAGGATGTGAAGTAATTGTGACTACACGGTACAGCCTCCCGAGACTGTTTGAACATCACCGTTTATTATTTTGTAGACTTTGCCATCTTGTTTTTGATGAGATTGACGTACTGTTCTCGGACGCTACTGAACAGGTTTTTACTATATTAGATTATTGCAAGAAAGCCGTTATTACTGAAGAGCGGGAGTATTCACCGCATCAGATTATTGCTGTTGGAACTTGTTGGCATAAACATATAGCACAGTTGATAAAGGAGTTCTTGAACGACCCTTACATTGTGATAACAGCTATGGAAGAAGCTTCCATCTGTGGAAATGTGCAACAGGTCATGCAACTTTGCACGAACAGTGAGAGAATTGCTGTGCTactcaaaatactgttttttacCCAGAATAATCTTCAGAAGGTGCTGGTATTCACTAATTCAgtaaatgaagcagaaatgGTTCATGAGGAGTGGTATGCGAGGAGAAAACTTAAGCCACCATATTAA